The window AAATCGCTCTTCAAACTGATGTCTACGGATCAATGAGATCAAGAGAAGATAGAACTTTTACCTCAACCAATGCCATAGCAGAAGGGTCTTCAAAGATCTCAAGGCTGTAGTCACCCAAATAATTTACCTGTAGAACCATTGATGCTTGTAATTATTAATTTGATTCTGAAATGAGGTAAcatattttaacaaattttgACTTCATTTTCATTAAGATTCTAGAAGAGTAGGTACCGCTAATTCTGTATTGACAAGAGCCTGAACAAAGTCCATCAGCTGAATTTTAGCCCACTCGGAGCAGAGAGTAGGATCCTCACTACTTGGAGGATGCCTCCATGCAGCACCAAAGCGTAATTTTTCATCTGGAATGCTTCCCTTTCGTACATCAGCGGCATACCGTTGAAGCCGCAGCAAAGCTTTTTCCATTGCAGGATTAACCACAACAACCTATACAAGAAAGAAACAATGTAACAAATTAAACATAACTTACCTGTGTACAAGGCTGTCTTTGAGAGCAGCTGCAAGTAATCAGTTTAAAGCGAGCTTACTTGTAAATATGCCAAGTATGCATCCACAATATCTTCAAATGTGCCTGCTTTGTTCCCCATCAAACTGAAGAAACGACACAAACCGTGCAAATTACTTAGTTGCCTGAATAAGGaaacttcttttcattttttttttttagtttgtgaAGATGATAAAACCCGCAAAAGGCAACAAAAAAAGATAGAATGAGAGAGAACGCGAAAGAAGAGGGAACCACTACCTTTGGTAATGATTACTTTGTTTAAGCGCATAGAGCTCAAATAGATGCCGAGAATTGGCTCCAAGAACATCAGCAATGATAGTCCACTATAATCCCAATATTACATTAGAACTCTAGTCTTATATACAACAGTACTTAAAGtgaaataaacaataaaattttattaaaagattaTTTAGCCTTTCTGGTTTTATATTGTTAGATATTAGGAGGATGCCACACTGATTTTCAGTTTAATGGGTTCACTAAACAACCTACGACACTTTTCTCACCTCCGAAGCACTGAAGTAATCAGGGACCATGTGTAATTTGGCTTCTTGAGGAGTCCATCCAAATGTCTACAAATATACAGATCCAAAATGCAATGTAAGAGGGGTTGAATGCGAAAAAGATAGAAGCTTGAACTTCCAGGTTAACATAATCTCTCAAATCAGAtgttttatattgaaaattaagGGAGAGACTGGAAAAATCTACATCATATACCAAAGTGACAGATGCATACATAATCCGCAGTGTAGCTTATATACCTCACGAGAGATGAAAATGTCTGGAAACCCGAAGTCAACAAAGGCTTGATATGAGTAGTAGCTGTCATAATTCCAATTATTAGACATTAGAGAATGGAAATGAAGTTTCACATGAAAAACATAGCTAAGAGTCAAGTTCATAatggaaaattactattaagaATATCCATAACTAAATGACACGCTACAAAGTATATATGTCTGAAACCAGTTTCTCATCTACTGCTTACGAGACCAAGCAATCATCGGATAGTAACAGCATGTAACTATAAAACCCAAAAAGGCAACAAATAAAATAGAACCAACCTATCTGAAGTCACGAACAGGACAGGTAGACAGCGATCATTCGCACCTAACGCTATTATTCTCCATATAAGATTGTCATGGTACATTGAAGCTGAGACTGTTGAATCATCAGTCTGAACGGCACTCTTCAAGATTTCAATGTTGTTTAAGACTAGCTTAGGCTGCCATGTGaagcaaaaaaacaaaaccaagccAGCATATCAGAGTGCAGAAGGGAACTCTAGCTGGcaacatgtttccaaacaatgcATCCACTGTTTAGTTTACTCATAATATCAAAGATACAATGGTACTTATCAATCCCATTACCTGGAAGAAACCAATCTCTGCAGCTTGTGACAACAGCTCTATCATTAGCAAAGGCCAATCAGTACACGAATTCGCCAACGTTTTCGAAAACCCATTAGTTCTATTCATATGCGCAATGGCATTGCCCCTCCAACCCTGCTGCATCTTTATAACCTCTTTAGCCAATCTCAACGCAAAGGCCGTCTCTCTATAGTAACTAGCCTCTTCTACAGACAAGCCACCACCACCTTCCTCATCCAACCCAACCAACAAATCAATCTCATcggcatttcgtcgaacagaTAGCGCGCACACCGCCCGTTCCCACAGAAACGAAACGGAGGCTTTCTCCGGGACGGCGACTTTACAGCCCTGGAGAACACGGCGGAGGGCAGTGTTAAGACCGTGCCATTTGTTCATGGTGGTGAATATCTGCTGCGAGCTTAAAGTCCCGAGCTTTATGGCTTTGTGGGTCATGGATTCGAGGCAATTCTCGAGGTGGGTTTTGCAATTGGACAGCAATGGTGGGTCAACGCTGGTCCACGACGTCCATGGGTATGATTGCTGGTGATCCGGGTGGTGCTCTCTGATCGATTGTGCGAAATCTACATAGCCGGCGATGTGGGGGCCTTTGTTCCAGTCTCCGAGGAGACCTAAGAGATCGAAAACCAATCAAAGTTGTGATCTTTATGAAGAAATTGAAATTGGGTAAAGTTAGGGATTGAGAAAGGAGTTAGATTTACGGTTGAGGATTAGAGTGGTTTTGCCGACGCCGCGGGGACCGTGGAGGATGAGCGGCTGAGGAACACGGTGGCGTTGGACGTGGTTGTTGAGGACGGTTTCGAGGAGTGGTCTTGGGATTATCTTCCATGGTTTGTTCACCATTTCtctgcttcttcctcctcttgcCTTTAGCTCGACCagcgagagagagagtgtgtgtggGTTTATGGACACTCCCAAATCTCGGGGAAGTGTTCAATCGAAACCATCGAGGGTTTAAGCGTTTAAGGATCTGTTTCGCCAAGGAAGAACCACAAACGTGTCGAACCGATATGAACCGGCTAATACAACCTGAACCGGTTCGGTTTTAAATTCGATTCTTTGTACCGGATCGAATAATGAACCTATTTGAACCGGCTTATGCAGCCTGAACCGGTTTAGTTTCTAATTCGGTTCTTTGTATTATACCAACTGCGAATAATATGCAAACCAATCTGAAACGGCTTATACAGCCTAAACCAGTTTGGTTTCTAATTCGGTTCTTTGTATTGTACCAAATGCGGGTAATACGCAAACCAATCTGAACTGGCT is drawn from Brassica rapa cultivar Chiifu-401-42 chromosome A05, CAAS_Brap_v3.01, whole genome shotgun sequence and contains these coding sequences:
- the LOC103867887 gene encoding uncharacterized protein LOC103867887, with product MVNKPWKIIPRPLLETVLNNHVQRHRVPQPLILHGPRGVGKTTLILNRLLGDWNKGPHIAGYVDFAQSIREHHPDHQQSYPWTSWTSVDPPLLSNCKTHLENCLESMTHKAIKLGTLSSQQIFTTMNKWHGLNTALRRVLQGCKVAVPEKASVSFLWERAVCALSVRRNADEIDLLVGLDEEGGGGLSVEEASYYRETAFALRLAKEVIKMQQGWRGNAIAHMNRTNGFSKTLANSCTDWPLLMIELLSQAAEIGFFQPKLVLNNIEILKSAVQTDDSTVSASMYHDNLIWRIIALGANDRCLPVLFVTSDSYYSYQAFVDFGFPDIFISRETFGWTPQEAKLHMVPDYFSASEWTIIADVLGANSRHLFELYALKQSNHYQSLMGNKAGTFEDIVDAYLAYLQVVVVNPAMEKALLRLQRYAADVRKGSIPDEKLRFGAAWRHPPSSEDPTLCSEWAKIQLMDFVQALVNTELAVNYLGDYSLEIFEDPSAMALVEVGILYTQRDPSFFRPISQGIKRCLVRWLIQERMKMSYWSSTKYWWQRIIRGRYYKHLMLGYRT